The following are encoded together in the Halomonas halophila genome:
- a CDS encoding ABC transporter permease: protein MNLESVKTLYVAEMSRSLRTVLQSIVSPVISTSLYFVVFGAAIGTRISEVEGVSYGAFIVPGLIMLMLLTQSVSNASFGIFFPRFSGSIYEILSAPVSYFEVVLGFVGAAATKSVILGLIVLGTASLFVPFTIAHPLVMLLFLVLTALTFSLLGFIIGIWADGFEKLQLVPLLVITPLTFLGGTFYSIDMLPPLWQAVTLANPVVYLVSGFRWSFYGLGDVSIWASLAVIGLFLAVALAVVSWIFRSGYRLKP from the coding sequence ATGAACCTCGAATCCGTGAAGACCCTCTACGTGGCCGAGATGTCGCGCAGCCTGCGCACCGTGTTGCAGAGCATCGTCTCACCGGTGATCTCCACCTCGCTCTACTTCGTGGTCTTCGGCGCCGCCATCGGCACCCGCATCAGCGAGGTCGAGGGCGTCAGCTACGGCGCCTTCATCGTGCCCGGGCTGATCATGCTGATGCTGCTGACCCAGAGCGTCTCCAACGCTTCCTTCGGCATCTTCTTCCCGCGCTTCTCGGGCTCGATCTACGAGATCCTCTCGGCGCCGGTCTCCTACTTCGAGGTGGTGCTGGGCTTCGTCGGCGCGGCGGCCACCAAATCGGTGATCCTGGGGCTGATCGTGCTCGGCACCGCGAGCCTGTTCGTGCCCTTCACCATCGCCCACCCGCTGGTGATGCTGCTGTTCCTGGTGCTCACCGCCCTGACCTTCAGCCTGCTCGGCTTCATCATCGGCATCTGGGCCGACGGCTTCGAGAAGCTGCAGCTGGTGCCGCTGCTGGTGATCACCCCGCTGACCTTCCTCGGTGGCACCTTCTATTCCATCGACATGCTGCCGCCACTGTGGCAGGCGGTGACGCTGGCCAACCCGGTGGTCTATCTGGTCAGCGGCTTCCGCTGGAGCTTCTACGGCCTGGGCGACGTCAGCATCTGGGCCAGCCTGGCGGTGATCGGGCTTTTCCTGGCGGTGGCGCTCGCCGTGGTCAGCTGGATCTTCCGCAGCGGCTACCGGCTCAAGCCCTGA
- the ycaC gene encoding isochorismate family cysteine hydrolase YcaC, which yields MSFTYNRLDKDDVALLMVDHQAGLLSLVRDFSPDDFKNNVLALADIAKFFDIPTILTTSFEDGPNGPMVPELKEAFPDAPYFARPGQINAWDNEDFVAAVKATGKKQLLIAGVVTEVCVAFPALSALEEGFEVFVVTDASGTFNPITRDAAWNRMSQAGAQLMTWFAVGGELHRDWRNDIEGFGGLLAGHLPAYSNLMQSYAQQARS from the coding sequence ATGTCCTTCACCTATAACCGCCTGGACAAGGACGACGTGGCGCTGCTGATGGTCGACCACCAGGCCGGCCTGCTGTCCCTGGTGCGTGACTTCAGCCCGGATGACTTCAAGAACAACGTTCTGGCGCTGGCTGACATCGCCAAGTTCTTCGACATTCCCACCATCCTCACCACCAGCTTCGAGGATGGCCCCAACGGGCCCATGGTGCCGGAGCTCAAGGAGGCGTTTCCGGATGCGCCGTACTTCGCGCGCCCCGGCCAGATCAATGCCTGGGACAACGAGGACTTCGTCGCCGCGGTCAAGGCCACCGGCAAGAAGCAGCTGCTGATCGCCGGCGTGGTCACCGAGGTCTGTGTGGCCTTTCCGGCGCTGTCCGCCCTGGAGGAAGGCTTCGAGGTGTTCGTGGTCACCGATGCGTCGGGCACCTTCAACCCGATCACCCGTGACGCCGCCTGGAATCGCATGTCCCAGGCCGGCGCCCAGCTGATGACCTGGTTCGCCGTCGGTGGCGAGCTGCATCGCGACTGGCGCAACGACATCGAAGGCTTCGGCGGCTTGCTGGCCGGTCATCTGCCGGCCTACTCGAACCTGATGCAGAGCTATGCTCAGCAGGCACGCAGCTGA
- a CDS encoding pirin family protein has translation MSSLIQDPEPQSSLDCPIVDGKRQVQHVPPRTADVGGIPVNRVLPSRHRRLVGAWCFLDHAGPSVFKGDARGLRVGPHPHIGLQTFTWMIEGEVLHRDSLGNQQVIRPGQVNLMTAGRGISHTEESVPGETHLHAAQLWIALPEADRRTDPRFDHYPDLPGWEAQGVAFTLLIGEFAGRRAPTLAFSELVGLDLASREANTVELPLREDFEYGVLSLEGEIDIEGEAFAPNELAYLGRGRDAVTLTLPADGRAILIGGEPLGEEILIWWNFVGHGKAEIAEAQRDWEAGSERFGSIPDYDGERLMPPPLPWKA, from the coding sequence ATGAGCAGCCTGATCCAGGATCCTGAACCGCAGTCCTCGCTCGACTGCCCGATCGTCGACGGCAAGCGCCAGGTCCAGCACGTGCCGCCCCGCACCGCGGACGTCGGCGGCATTCCGGTCAACCGGGTGCTGCCGTCTCGCCATCGTCGCCTGGTGGGCGCCTGGTGCTTCCTCGACCATGCCGGACCCAGCGTCTTCAAGGGGGATGCCCGCGGACTGCGGGTCGGCCCTCATCCGCATATCGGCCTGCAGACCTTCACCTGGATGATCGAGGGCGAGGTGCTGCACCGGGACAGCCTCGGCAACCAACAGGTGATCCGCCCCGGCCAGGTCAACCTGATGACCGCCGGCCGCGGCATCAGCCACACCGAGGAATCGGTGCCCGGCGAGACGCATCTGCATGCCGCCCAGCTGTGGATCGCCCTGCCCGAGGCCGATCGGCGCACCGATCCGCGCTTCGATCACTATCCCGATCTGCCGGGCTGGGAAGCGCAGGGCGTCGCCTTCACGCTGCTCATTGGCGAGTTCGCCGGCCGCCGCGCGCCGACGCTGGCCTTTTCCGAACTGGTCGGACTGGACCTTGCCAGCCGAGAGGCGAATACCGTCGAACTCCCGTTGCGTGAGGACTTCGAGTACGGCGTGCTGTCCCTGGAAGGCGAGATCGACATCGAGGGCGAGGCGTTCGCGCCCAATGAGCTGGCCTACCTGGGGCGTGGGCGCGACGCCGTCACCCTGACGCTGCCCGCCGACGGCCGAGCCATTCTGATCGGCGGCGAGCCGCTGGGCGAGGAGATCCTGATCTGGTGGAACTTCGTCGGCCACGGCAAGGCCGAGATCGCCGAGGCCCAGCGCGACTGGGAGGCCGGCAGCGAGCGTTTCGGCAGCATTCCCGACTACGATGGTGAGCGGCTGATGCCGCCGCCGCTGCCCTGGAAGGCCTGA
- a CDS encoding antibiotic biosynthesis monooxygenase encodes MTETPSGASVTIRIQHRVRPEARDHYEGWLRRIIEVAGRYCGHQGVHVLRPTADGCDYEIAVRFASEEQADHWRHSDERRRLLDEILPSLQRKETVEIHSGIDYWFTPSTSKAKQPVRWKQWLVTTAVIWPLIMLVPLFWQPLFAVQPVLATWGIRHGLIAATVVALVIYVVMPRVVRLVARWMFE; translated from the coding sequence ATGACCGAGACCCCGTCGGGCGCTAGCGTCACCATTCGCATTCAGCATCGCGTGCGGCCGGAGGCGAGAGATCACTACGAGGGCTGGCTGCGTCGCATCATCGAAGTGGCCGGGCGATACTGCGGTCATCAGGGCGTGCACGTGCTGAGGCCTACGGCGGATGGCTGCGACTACGAGATCGCGGTGCGTTTCGCTTCCGAGGAGCAAGCCGATCACTGGCGACACTCGGACGAGCGTCGCCGGCTGCTTGACGAGATCCTGCCCTCCCTGCAGCGCAAGGAAACGGTCGAGATCCACAGCGGTATCGACTACTGGTTCACGCCGTCGACCTCGAAGGCCAAGCAGCCGGTGCGCTGGAAGCAGTGGCTGGTGACCACTGCCGTGATCTGGCCGCTCATCATGCTGGTGCCGCTGTTCTGGCAGCCGCTGTTTGCCGTTCAGCCTGTGCTCGCTACCTGGGGAATACGGCATGGCCTCATCGCGGCCACCGTCGTGGCACTGGTGATCTACGTGGTCATGCCGCGTGTCGTGCGTCTGGTGGCGCGTTGGATGTTCGAATAG
- a CDS encoding HIT family protein, with the protein MSCIFCEIVAGRAPCHVIWEDEAHLAFLSIFPNTPGFSVVIPKAHHPSYAFDQPDEVLTGLMLATKRVARLLDASLEGVARTGMFFEGYGVDHLHAKLFPMHGTGSDSAFQPVESRVDKYFDRYEGYLSSHDYRRADDSALAELAAHIRAFG; encoded by the coding sequence GTGAGCTGCATCTTCTGCGAGATCGTCGCCGGCCGGGCGCCGTGCCATGTCATCTGGGAGGACGAGGCACACCTGGCGTTTCTGTCCATCTTTCCCAACACGCCGGGCTTTTCGGTCGTCATTCCCAAGGCCCACCACCCCAGCTACGCCTTCGACCAGCCGGACGAGGTGCTGACCGGATTGATGCTGGCCACCAAGCGGGTCGCGCGGCTGCTGGATGCCTCGCTCGAGGGCGTCGCCCGCACCGGCATGTTCTTCGAGGGCTACGGCGTCGATCACCTGCATGCCAAGCTGTTTCCCATGCACGGCACCGGCAGTGACTCGGCCTTCCAGCCCGTGGAGTCACGGGTCGACAAGTACTTCGACCGCTACGAGGGATATCTCTCGTCCCACGATTACCGACGCGCCGACGATAGTGCGCTGGCCGAACTGGCCGCGCACATCCGCGCGTTTGGCTGA
- a CDS encoding pirin family protein: protein MKQIQAIYGAPHGHWVGDGFPVRSLFTYDRMGAEHLSPFLMLDHAGPHTFKPARKPRGVGQHPHRGFETVTLVYEGELEHRDSTGSGGRIGEGDVQWMTAGAGIVHEEFHSRAFTERGGRLEMVQLWVNLPADDKETPAAYQTLLNADIPIVSLDDNAGHVRVVAGSYLGHEGPARTFTPINLWDVRLASGGDAVLPVPDGHTTLLAVLEGTVQVNGETIVRDEAVVAFERRGQELYLEANNDAKLLLLSGEPIDEPVAGYGPFVMNREEELQQAFVDFQNGKYGALNG from the coding sequence ATGAAGCAGATCCAAGCCATATACGGTGCCCCCCACGGTCACTGGGTCGGCGACGGCTTCCCGGTACGTTCCCTGTTCACCTACGACCGCATGGGCGCCGAGCATCTCAGCCCTTTCCTGATGCTGGATCACGCCGGTCCCCATACCTTCAAGCCGGCCCGAAAACCACGGGGCGTGGGGCAGCATCCGCACCGTGGCTTCGAGACGGTGACCCTGGTCTACGAAGGAGAGCTGGAGCACCGTGATTCCACCGGCAGCGGCGGCAGGATCGGTGAGGGAGACGTGCAATGGATGACCGCCGGGGCCGGCATCGTTCACGAGGAGTTCCACTCTCGAGCCTTCACCGAGCGGGGTGGTCGTCTGGAAATGGTGCAGCTGTGGGTCAACCTGCCGGCTGATGACAAGGAGACTCCGGCCGCCTATCAGACGCTACTCAATGCGGATATTCCCATCGTGTCGTTAGACGACAATGCAGGCCATGTGCGGGTCGTGGCGGGCAGCTATCTTGGACACGAGGGACCGGCTCGCACCTTTACGCCGATCAATCTGTGGGACGTGCGTCTCGCTTCGGGCGGGGACGCGGTGCTGCCGGTGCCGGACGGTCATACCACTCTGCTGGCGGTGCTGGAGGGCACCGTCCAGGTCAATGGCGAGACCATCGTGCGCGATGAGGCCGTGGTGGCCTTCGAGCGTCGAGGCCAGGAGTTGTACCTGGAGGCCAACAACGACGCCAAGCTGCTGCTGCTCAGCGGCGAGCCCATCGACGAACCGGTGGCTGGATATGGCCCCTTCGTGATGAACCGTGAAGAGGAGCTCCAGCAAGCTTTCGTCGACTTCCAGAACGGGAAGTACGGCGCCTTGAACGGCTAG
- a CDS encoding ABC transporter ATP-binding protein, with protein sequence MSEQSVIRVEALSKTYDSGFEALKGVDLEIRRGEIFALLGPNGAGKTTLISVICGLVNASAGRVLVAGHDNVIDYRQARQLIGLVPQELTSEAFSTVWDTVSFSRGLFGKPKDPAHIERVLKSLSLWDKRRNRLITLSGGMKRRVLIAKALAHEPQILFLDEPTAGVDVALRRDMWEVVRQLRDSGVTIILTTHYIEEAEEMADRIGVIRSGELVLVEDKRELMRKLGRKELTLQLHEPLERLPGELDAHGLEIAEDGQALIYTYDGRTDGDDSSGIAELLADLDAAGIRFKDLHTRQSSLEDIFVSLVREDA encoded by the coding sequence GTGAGTGAACAAAGCGTGATCCGCGTCGAGGCGCTGTCGAAGACCTACGACAGCGGCTTCGAGGCCCTCAAGGGGGTGGACCTCGAGATCCGACGCGGCGAGATCTTCGCCCTGCTCGGCCCCAACGGCGCCGGCAAGACCACCCTGATCAGCGTGATCTGCGGGCTGGTCAACGCCTCCGCGGGTCGCGTGCTGGTGGCCGGTCACGACAATGTCATTGACTATCGCCAGGCGCGCCAGCTGATCGGCCTGGTGCCCCAGGAGCTGACCAGCGAGGCCTTCTCCACGGTGTGGGACACGGTGAGCTTCAGCCGCGGGCTGTTCGGCAAGCCGAAGGATCCGGCCCACATCGAGCGGGTGCTGAAATCGCTGTCGCTGTGGGACAAGCGCCGCAATCGCCTGATCACGCTATCCGGCGGCATGAAGCGCCGGGTGCTGATCGCCAAGGCGCTGGCTCACGAGCCTCAGATCCTGTTCCTCGACGAGCCCACCGCCGGCGTCGACGTGGCGCTGCGCCGCGACATGTGGGAGGTCGTGCGCCAGCTGCGCGACAGCGGCGTGACCATCATCCTCACCACCCACTACATCGAGGAGGCCGAGGAGATGGCCGACCGCATCGGCGTGATCCGCTCAGGCGAGCTGGTGCTGGTCGAGGACAAGCGCGAGCTGATGCGAAAGCTCGGCCGCAAGGAGCTGACCCTGCAGCTCCACGAGCCCCTCGAGCGCCTGCCCGGGGAACTGGACGCACATGGCCTGGAGATCGCCGAGGACGGCCAGGCACTGATCTACACCTACGACGGCCGCACCGACGGCGACGACTCGAGCGGCATCGCCGAGCTGCTCGCCGATCTGGACGCCGCCGGCATCCGCTTCAAGGACCTCCACACCCGACAGAGCTCGCTGGAGGACATCTTCGTCAGCCTCGTCAGGGAGGACGCATGA
- a CDS encoding LysR substrate-binding domain-containing protein: protein MRDLNDLYYFVQVVDHAGFAPAGRALGIPKSKLSRRIAQLEERLGTRLVNRSTRHFSVTELGQAYYRHCLAMLVEAEAADELIERHRAEPQGNVRLSCSPSVLHYLITPLLVRFMAQCPKVNVQVEATSRRVDVVKEGFDLAIRVRFPPLEDSDLTMKVLAQSPQRLMAAPELFETHPRPRVPADLPRLPSLDFEQYAGQHCWDLVGPDGASARIQHRPRLVTDSAETLHEATLAGMGVVKLALLVGGCDLADGRLIDVLPGWAPRGGILHAVFPSRRGLLPSVRALLDFLDANIATQDVTNRFPELNDGRQNRTP from the coding sequence ATGCGAGACCTCAATGACCTCTACTACTTCGTCCAGGTGGTGGACCACGCGGGATTCGCGCCCGCGGGCCGCGCCCTGGGCATTCCCAAGTCGAAGCTGAGCCGACGCATCGCTCAGCTGGAAGAACGCCTGGGAACGCGCCTGGTGAACCGCTCCACACGCCACTTCTCGGTGACCGAACTGGGCCAGGCCTACTACCGGCACTGCCTGGCCATGCTGGTGGAGGCCGAAGCCGCCGACGAGCTGATCGAGCGCCATCGCGCGGAACCCCAGGGCAACGTGCGCCTCAGCTGCTCCCCCAGCGTGCTGCACTACCTGATCACGCCGCTGCTGGTACGCTTCATGGCCCAGTGTCCCAAGGTCAACGTCCAGGTGGAGGCCACCAGCCGACGCGTCGACGTGGTCAAGGAGGGCTTCGACCTGGCTATCCGCGTTCGCTTCCCGCCGCTGGAGGACAGCGACCTGACCATGAAGGTCCTGGCCCAGAGTCCTCAGCGGCTGATGGCCGCCCCCGAGCTGTTCGAGACCCATCCCCGGCCGAGGGTGCCCGCCGACCTGCCCCGCCTGCCGAGCCTGGACTTCGAGCAGTACGCCGGGCAGCACTGCTGGGACCTGGTCGGCCCGGACGGGGCGAGCGCCCGGATCCAGCACCGCCCGCGCCTGGTGACCGACAGTGCCGAGACGCTGCACGAGGCGACCCTGGCGGGCATGGGCGTGGTCAAGCTGGCACTGCTGGTCGGCGGCTGCGACCTGGCCGATGGTCGGCTGATCGACGTGCTGCCGGGCTGGGCGCCGCGCGGCGGCATTCTCCACGCGGTTTTCCCCTCACGGCGCGGGCTGCTGCCCTCGGTGCGGGCCCTGCTGGACTTTCTCGATGCCAATATCGCCACGCAAGACGTGACGAATCGCTTCCCCGAGCTGAACGACGGGCGGCAGAACCGGACGCCCTGA
- a CDS encoding nucleoid-associated protein: protein MPILHSIIHRIDKGDGETPARLVPAEAPLAASTALDDLVSGLNDAYHGKAKNWGRFADDEPAAFPAALSAFLDGERDFPSLTRALAEQIVPLVDDHLPVGGHLLVVDHRQGEARYLILALLHHRDGFGIDDALGVVPARQLNLAQMTLAARLDVNQWQNGSASHPYLSWTRDRGGKKLSEAFAEALGAREQRDAGEETRTLLKAFSDFVENEDLPEEASREKTDALVDYASDQAKLGEPITLEDLSELVDEERPKAFYEHIRNSDYGLNPEIPPDKRTLNQFRRFTGRAAGVSISFDSHLLGAAVEYDEDGDRLIIKKVPNGLRDQLKQRQGD from the coding sequence ATGCCGATCCTGCACAGCATCATCCACCGCATCGACAAGGGCGACGGCGAGACCCCGGCCCGCCTGGTGCCCGCCGAGGCCCCGCTCGCGGCTTCCACGGCCCTCGACGACCTGGTCTCGGGGCTCAACGACGCCTATCACGGCAAGGCCAAGAACTGGGGCCGCTTCGCCGACGACGAACCGGCCGCCTTTCCCGCAGCGCTGAGCGCCTTCCTCGACGGCGAGCGCGACTTCCCCAGCCTGACCCGGGCGCTGGCCGAACAGATCGTGCCACTGGTCGACGACCACCTGCCCGTGGGCGGCCACCTGCTGGTCGTCGACCATCGCCAGGGCGAGGCCCGCTACCTGATTCTCGCGCTGCTGCATCACCGCGACGGCTTCGGCATCGACGATGCCCTCGGCGTGGTGCCCGCCCGCCAGCTCAATCTGGCCCAGATGACGCTGGCCGCGCGCCTCGACGTCAACCAGTGGCAGAACGGCTCGGCCTCGCATCCGTATCTCTCCTGGACCCGCGACCGCGGCGGCAAGAAGCTGTCCGAGGCCTTCGCCGAGGCGCTGGGCGCCCGCGAGCAGCGCGACGCCGGCGAGGAGACCCGCACCCTGCTCAAGGCCTTCAGCGACTTCGTCGAGAACGAGGACCTGCCGGAAGAAGCCAGCCGCGAGAAGACCGACGCCCTGGTCGACTACGCCAGCGACCAGGCCAAGCTCGGCGAGCCCATCACCCTCGAGGACCTCTCCGAGCTGGTCGACGAGGAGCGGCCCAAGGCCTTCTATGAACACATCCGCAACAGCGACTACGGGCTGAACCCCGAGATCCCGCCGGACAAGCGCACCCTCAACCAGTTCCGGCGCTTCACCGGCCGCGCCGCCGGCGTCTCGATCAGCTTCGACTCCCACCTGCTGGGCGCCGCCGTGGAGTACGACGAGGACGGCGACCGGCTGATCATCAAGAAGGTGCCGAACGGGCTGCGCGACCAGCTCAAGCAGCGCCAGGGCGACTGA
- the trxC gene encoding thioredoxin TrxC has product MSDALLLGCAHCHAMNRVRPDRLSAGPRCGKCQQPMFTGEPLTLTGANFASLVARSSLPVVVDFWASWCGPCKAMAPIFAEAARELEPRLRFAKLDTEAEQGLAGRFGIRSIPTLILFKQGQEAARQPGLLQGPQLRQWLAAQLG; this is encoded by the coding sequence ATGTCCGATGCCCTGCTGCTGGGCTGTGCCCACTGTCATGCCATGAACCGGGTTCGCCCCGATCGCTTGTCCGCCGGCCCGCGCTGCGGCAAGTGCCAACAGCCGATGTTCACCGGTGAGCCGCTGACGTTGACCGGTGCCAACTTCGCGTCGCTGGTGGCGCGCAGTTCGCTGCCGGTGGTGGTCGATTTCTGGGCCAGCTGGTGCGGCCCGTGCAAGGCGATGGCGCCGATCTTCGCCGAGGCGGCCCGCGAACTGGAGCCGCGTCTGCGCTTCGCCAAGCTGGACACCGAGGCCGAGCAGGGCCTGGCCGGCCGCTTTGGCATCCGCAGCATCCCGACGCTGATCCTGTTCAAGCAAGGCCAGGAGGCGGCCCGCCAGCCGGGGCTGCTGCAGGGGCCGCAGCTGCGCCAGTGGCTAGCGGCGCAGCTGGGCTGA
- a CDS encoding response regulator transcription factor, which yields MLSVLLIEDDIDLAETLIDYLALEGMRCDHAANGVAGLELVERQPPDLVLLDLHLPRLDGLRVCERLREAGRDIPVLMLTARDALDDKLAGFAAGTDDYLVKPFELRELAARVHALARRRSGQSQRLGCADLEMHLGERRVTRAGRPIHLSPTGWRLLEALLRASPNVVSRAALETTLWGEDVPDSNSLKVHLYHLRQAVDVPFEFPLVQTVPGHGVALRPAT from the coding sequence ATGCTGAGCGTGCTGCTGATCGAGGACGACATCGACCTGGCCGAGACGCTGATCGACTATCTGGCGCTCGAGGGCATGCGTTGCGACCACGCCGCCAACGGCGTGGCGGGCCTCGAGCTGGTCGAGCGCCAGCCGCCCGACCTGGTGCTGCTCGACCTGCACCTGCCGCGGCTGGACGGCCTGCGGGTCTGCGAGCGCCTGCGCGAGGCCGGGCGCGACATCCCGGTGCTGATGCTCACCGCCCGTGATGCCCTGGACGACAAGCTGGCCGGCTTCGCGGCCGGCACCGACGACTATCTGGTCAAGCCCTTCGAGCTGCGCGAGCTGGCGGCGCGGGTCCATGCCTTGGCCAGGCGCCGCAGCGGCCAGTCCCAGCGCCTCGGCTGTGCCGACCTGGAGATGCACCTGGGGGAGCGACGTGTCACGCGTGCGGGGCGGCCGATCCATCTCTCGCCCACCGGCTGGCGGCTGCTCGAGGCGCTGCTGCGAGCCTCGCCGAACGTGGTGTCGCGCGCGGCGCTGGAGACCACGCTGTGGGGCGAGGACGTGCCCGACAGCAACAGCCTCAAGGTCCATCTCTATCACCTGCGCCAGGCCGTGGACGTGCCTTTCGAGTTCCCCCTCGTGCAGACCGTGCCCGGCCATGGCGTGGCGCTGAGGCCCGCGACGTGA
- a CDS encoding sensor histidine kinase, with protein MRRPDTLKGQLILGGLVVGLLLAVGYSVLSAHYFLRGMDNMTRALMARVADDVAGRQGGALPEDLRKVAGYHLSGDWQAMPEAVRRVFRDAPGEPGRLYKQDDGNGLQRPQTFYVAMRHPTPEGSLFVADVIASSPPAISPANESLNSLMTLLGLGMIIAVGLLGALLWWLRHVSRPVNALGDWARGLDAQRLAEPTPDFGYPELNELAGLLRESLCSAHEGLAREQRFLAHASHELRTPITVLRHNLELLRRFQQAHDETWSPRHRQVFARMERAGTTMKHLTETLLWLSREEGPAPPGVRVDLEALLDAQVAELRYLLRDKAVDVELDTAPCHLTLPEAPTRIVLGNLIRNAFVHTWEGRVVIRQRGSEVRIDNHQASSKMAEADEAPGEVGFGLGLRLTAQLTQRLGWPYENLPEATGHRVRVVFDARDAGPMAEQGMS; from the coding sequence GTGAGGCGACCCGATACCCTCAAGGGGCAGCTGATCCTGGGCGGATTGGTGGTAGGCCTGCTGCTGGCGGTCGGCTACTCCGTGCTCAGCGCCCACTACTTCCTGCGCGGCATGGACAACATGACGCGGGCGCTCATGGCCCGGGTCGCCGACGACGTCGCCGGCCGGCAGGGCGGCGCGTTACCGGAAGACCTGCGCAAGGTGGCCGGCTACCATCTGAGCGGTGACTGGCAGGCCATGCCCGAGGCCGTCCGACGTGTCTTCCGCGATGCGCCCGGCGAGCCCGGGCGGCTCTACAAGCAGGACGACGGCAACGGGCTCCAGCGGCCGCAGACCTTCTATGTCGCCATGCGCCATCCGACCCCTGAGGGATCGCTGTTCGTGGCCGACGTGATCGCCTCGTCGCCTCCCGCCATCTCGCCGGCCAACGAGTCGCTGAACAGCCTGATGACGCTGCTCGGGCTGGGAATGATCATCGCCGTGGGGCTGCTGGGTGCACTGCTGTGGTGGCTGCGCCACGTCTCACGCCCGGTGAATGCCCTGGGCGACTGGGCACGCGGCCTAGATGCGCAGCGCCTGGCCGAGCCGACGCCGGATTTCGGCTATCCCGAGCTCAACGAGCTGGCCGGCCTGCTGCGCGAGAGCCTGTGCTCGGCCCATGAGGGCCTGGCGCGAGAGCAGCGCTTCCTGGCCCATGCCAGCCACGAGCTGCGTACGCCGATCACCGTGCTGCGCCACAATCTCGAGCTGCTGCGGCGCTTCCAGCAGGCGCATGACGAGACCTGGAGCCCGCGTCATCGCCAGGTATTCGCGCGCATGGAGCGGGCCGGTACCACCATGAAGCACCTGACCGAGACCCTGCTGTGGCTGAGCCGTGAGGAGGGCCCTGCGCCCCCTGGCGTCCGCGTCGATCTCGAGGCCTTGCTCGATGCCCAGGTCGCCGAGCTGCGCTACCTGCTGCGCGACAAGGCGGTCGACGTCGAGCTCGATACCGCGCCGTGTCACCTGACCCTGCCGGAGGCGCCGACCCGGATCGTGCTGGGCAATCTGATTCGCAACGCCTTCGTGCATACCTGGGAGGGGCGGGTGGTGATCCGCCAGCGCGGCTCGGAAGTGCGCATCGACAACCACCAGGCGTCATCGAAGATGGCCGAGGCCGATGAGGCGCCGGGCGAGGTCGGCTTCGGCCTGGGGCTGCGGCTCACCGCGCAGCTGACGCAGCGGCTGGGCTGGCCCTACGAGAACCTGCCCGAGGCGACGGGCCATCGCGTGCGGGTGGTGTTCGACGCGCGGGACGCCGGGCCGATGGCCGAGCAGGGCATGTCATGA
- a CDS encoding peptidylprolyl isomerase, whose protein sequence is MTQATARHILVPSEEQCLALKAEIEGGRDFAEVAREHSQCPSGRQGGELGSFGPGQMVPEFDKVVFSADLNQVQGPVKTQFGYHLLEVTSRG, encoded by the coding sequence ATGACTCAGGCCACCGCTCGCCATATCCTCGTGCCCAGCGAAGAACAGTGCCTGGCCCTCAAGGCCGAGATCGAAGGCGGCCGCGACTTCGCCGAGGTCGCCCGCGAACACTCCCAGTGCCCGTCCGGCCGCCAGGGCGGCGAGCTCGGCAGCTTCGGCCCCGGCCAGATGGTGCCCGAGTTCGACAAGGTGGTGTTCTCCGCCGACCTGAACCAGGTCCAGGGCCCGGTGAAGACCCAGTTCGGCTACCACCTGCTGGAAGTCACCAGCCGCGGCTGA
- a CDS encoding DUF1826 domain-containing protein, translated as MPHPTPLPCPDFATSAPRPLSTPHWAEGGGIEVLPRIFEDAITLAVMRRPVGSDLLAGALAQVEAGRPLSFNWRGAPGVELRTALFETLAAPAASVALVEDVVILAEAMAFLFDTDTVGLRLRLMDAPMCPRFHCDNLPVRMITTYLGPGSEWLPEAAVNRAGLGAPSAAKPEIVRDDGAIRRLESGDVALLKGSGWIGNESHGLVHRSPALAEGQPRLLLTIDPG; from the coding sequence ATGCCGCACCCCACGCCCCTGCCCTGCCCCGACTTCGCCACCTCGGCACCACGTCCGCTCTCGACGCCTCACTGGGCGGAAGGCGGCGGCATCGAGGTACTGCCGCGCATCTTCGAGGACGCCATCACGCTGGCCGTGATGCGTCGCCCGGTCGGCAGCGACCTGCTGGCCGGTGCCCTGGCCCAGGTGGAAGCCGGGCGTCCGCTGTCGTTCAACTGGCGCGGTGCGCCCGGCGTCGAGCTGCGCACCGCGCTGTTCGAGACCCTGGCCGCGCCCGCGGCGTCCGTCGCCCTGGTGGAGGATGTCGTGATCCTGGCCGAGGCCATGGCCTTCCTGTTCGACACCGACACGGTGGGCCTGCGGCTGAGGCTGATGGACGCGCCCATGTGCCCGCGCTTCCACTGCGACAATCTGCCGGTGAGGATGATCACGACCTATCTGGGCCCGGGCAGCGAATGGCTGCCCGAAGCGGCGGTGAATCGCGCCGGACTCGGGGCACCGAGCGCCGCCAAGCCGGAGATCGTGCGCGACGACGGCGCCATCCGCCGGCTGGAGTCCGGCGATGTGGCGCTGCTCAAGGGCAGCGGCTGGATCGGCAACGAGTCGCACGGCCTGGTGCACCGCAGCCCGGCCCTGGCGGAGGGTCAGCCGCGGCTGCTGCTGACCATCGATCCCGGTTGA